A region of Ochotona princeps isolate mOchPri1 chromosome 2, mOchPri1.hap1, whole genome shotgun sequence DNA encodes the following proteins:
- the ZZZ3 gene encoding ZZ-type zinc finger-containing protein 3 isoform X4: MLGIQILVETLLKSYQRLLQTIAVLEAQRSQAVQDLESLGKHQREALKNPIGFVEKLQKKADIGLPYPQRVVQLPEIVWDQYTNSLGNFEREFKNRKRHTRRVKLVFDKVGLPARPRSPLDPKKDGESLSYSMLPLSDGPEGSSSRPQMIRGRLCDDTKPETFNQLWTVEEQKKLEQLLLKYPPEEVESRRWQKIADELGNRTAKQVASRVQKYFIKLTKAGIPVPGRTPNLYIYSKKSSTSRRQHPLNKHLFKPSTFMTSHEPPVYMDEDDDRSCFHSHMNTAIEEESDEESIPLMYRNLPEYKELLQFKKLKKQKLQQMQAESGFVQHVGFKCDNCGIEPIQGVRWHCQDCPPEMSLDFCDSCSDCLHETDIHKEDHQLEPIYRSETFLDRDYCVSQGTSYNYLDPNYFPANR; this comes from the exons cTATCAGAGACTGCTACAGACGATTGCTGTACTTGAGGCTCAGCGTTCACAAGCAGTCCAAGACCTTGAAAGTTTAGGCAAACACCAGAGAGAAGCACTAAAAAATCCCATTGGATTTGTGGAAAAACTTCAGAAGAAG GCTGATATAGGGCTTCCATATCCACAGAGAGTTGTTCAGTTGCCTGAGATTGTATGGGACCAGTATACAAATAGCCTTGGGAATTTtgaaagagaatttaaaaatcGTAAAAGGCACACTAGGAGAGTTAAACTAGTTTTTGATAAAG TAGGTTTACCTGCTAGACCAAGAAGTCCTTTAGATCCCAAGAAGGATGGAGAATCTCTTTCATACTCTATGTTGCCTCTGAGTGATGGTCCAGAAGGCTCAAGCAGTCGTCCTCAG ATGATAAGAGGCCGCTTGTGTGATGATACCAAACCAGAAACATTTAACCAATTGTGGACTGTTGAAGAACAG AAAAAACTTGAACAGCTTCTGCTGAAATACCCTCCTGAAGAAGTAGAATCTCGACGCTGGCAGAAGATAGCAGATGAACTGGGCAACAGGACAGCAAAGCAG GTTGCAAGCCGAGTTCAGAAGTATTTCATAAAGCTAACGAAAGCTGGCATTCCAGTCCCAGGCAGAACAcctaatttatatatatactcCAAAAAG TCTTCAACAAGCAGAAGACAGCACCCCCTTAATAAGCATCTGTTCAAACCTTCCACGTTTATGACTTCACATGAACCGCCAGTGTATATGGATGAAGATGATGACAGATCCTGTTTCCATAGCCACATGAACACTGCTATTGAAGAGGAATCC GATGAAGAAAGTATTCCTCTCATGTATAGGAATTTACCTGAATATAAAGAACTAttacagtttaaaaaattaaagaagcaaAAACTTCAGCAAATGCAGGCTGAAAGTGGATTTGTGCAGCATGTTGGCTTCAAG TGTGATAACTGTGGCATAGAGCCCATCCAGGGTGTTCGGTGGCACTGCCAGGATTGTCCTCCAGAAATGTCTTTGGATTTCTGTGATTCTTGTTCTGACTG ccTACACGAAACAGATATCCACAAGGAAGATCACCAGTTAGAACCTATTTATAGGTCAGAGACATTCTTAGACAGAGACTACTGTGTGTCCCAAGGCACCAGTTATAATTACCTTGACCCAAACTACTTTCCCGCCAACAGATGA